From a single Flavobacterium sp. genomic region:
- a CDS encoding acyloxyacyl hydrolase yields the protein MKLKFIYIFCLLFFVNGYSQDSIPKYKWLRTGFIVGYASQNTFIRQEADYTYESKIVKFSNHFNFYRKNKNHFEILIEPSYYKSKHQMINYWFIPHTVENGDELREKYMKLKSINEYVLNIGIVYRRILSKNSSVFAVLNTGPMYIDTDTERLKKGFAFSDVFAIGYNYKYKKISFDVKSMFRHASNANIKMPNFGLNSVGFEFGTYLELK from the coding sequence ATGAAATTAAAATTCATCTATATCTTTTGTCTTTTGTTTTTTGTTAATGGATATTCTCAAGATTCAATTCCAAAATATAAATGGTTGCGAACAGGCTTTATAGTTGGTTATGCTTCCCAAAATACATTTATAAGACAAGAGGCTGATTATACTTATGAAAGCAAAATAGTTAAATTTTCCAATCATTTTAATTTCTACAGAAAAAATAAAAATCACTTTGAAATTTTAATTGAACCAAGTTATTACAAATCAAAACATCAAATGATAAATTATTGGTTTATACCGCATACGGTTGAAAATGGAGATGAATTGAGAGAAAAATACATGAAATTAAAATCAATTAATGAATATGTTTTAAATATTGGGATTGTTTACAGACGTATATTAAGCAAAAATTCATCCGTTTTTGCAGTTTTAAATACTGGACCAATGTATATTGATACCGATACTGAACGATTGAAAAAAGGTTTTGCTTTTAGTGATGTTTTTGCCATAGGTTATAATTATAAGTATAAAAAAATATCATTCGATGTAAAATCTATGTTTAGACATGCTTCAAATGCGAACATTAAAATGCCTAATTTTGGTTTAAATTCGGTTGGGTTTGAATTTGGGACCTATTTGGAACTTAAATAA
- a CDS encoding glyceraldehyde-3-phosphate dehydrogenase has protein sequence MSNISLYEKELAFQADRRKAGVEFIKIISDLWYDKSIELVLFRNQLIDKNVSEIINLHEYAGAFVEKPINVFDSVEIASAIVDLDLPPSRIDIGKLTYEYHLEDNKYNDAKAFVIDKLRNAKNFQEITPKDVVLYGFGRIGRLLAREIMSKIGKGQQLRLRAIVTRDKNDAVLLEKRASLLRYDSVHGDFPGSVIADPENNALLINGTTVHIITANSPEEIDYTAYGIEDALIIDNTGAFTTEEALKRHLTSKGADKVLLTAPGKGVPNIVYGVNHEDYNPDEVNIFSAASCTTNAITPVLKAVEDTLGVVKGHLETIHAYTNDQNLVDNMHKKYRRGRAAALNMVITETGAGSAVAKALPALAGKLTSNAIRVPVPNGSLVVLNLEVGKETSIEEVNNIMKKYALEGDLVEQIKYSLNNELVSSDIVGTSAPAIFDSNATIVSGDGKNIVMYVWYDNEYGYSHQVVRLAKYIAKVRRYSYY, from the coding sequence ATGAGCAATATCTCTTTATACGAAAAAGAATTAGCTTTTCAGGCAGACAGAAGAAAAGCTGGTGTAGAATTTATTAAAATTATCAGTGATTTATGGTATGACAAATCAATTGAATTGGTTTTATTCCGTAATCAGCTAATTGACAAAAATGTAAGCGAAATCATCAACTTACACGAGTATGCTGGGGCTTTTGTTGAAAAACCAATTAACGTTTTTGATTCTGTTGAAATCGCAAGCGCTATTGTTGATTTAGATTTACCACCTTCAAGAATTGATATTGGTAAATTAACTTACGAATATCATTTAGAAGACAACAAATACAATGATGCAAAAGCATTTGTAATTGATAAATTGAGAAATGCTAAAAACTTCCAAGAAATTACACCTAAAGATGTAGTACTTTATGGTTTTGGTAGAATTGGTCGTTTATTAGCACGTGAAATAATGTCTAAAATTGGAAAAGGACAACAATTACGTTTAAGAGCCATTGTAACTAGAGATAAAAATGATGCTGTTTTATTAGAAAAAAGAGCTTCTCTATTACGTTATGATTCTGTTCATGGCGATTTCCCTGGCTCTGTTATTGCAGACCCTGAGAATAATGCATTATTAATAAATGGCACAACAGTTCATATTATTACCGCAAATTCTCCAGAAGAAATTGATTATACAGCATATGGCATTGAAGACGCATTAATTATTGATAATACAGGAGCTTTCACTACAGAAGAAGCTTTAAAACGTCATTTAACTTCAAAAGGAGCAGATAAAGTTTTATTAACTGCACCTGGAAAAGGAGTTCCTAATATCGTTTACGGAGTAAATCATGAAGATTACAACCCAGATGAAGTGAATATTTTTTCTGCAGCTTCTTGTACAACAAACGCAATTACTCCAGTTTTAAAAGCTGTTGAAGATACTTTAGGCGTTGTTAAAGGCCACTTAGAAACCATTCACGCTTATACGAATGACCAAAATTTAGTAGACAACATGCACAAAAAGTACCGTAGAGGTCGTGCAGCTGCTTTAAACATGGTTATTACTGAAACTGGTGCTGGAAGTGCCGTTGCAAAAGCATTGCCTGCATTAGCTGGTAAACTTACTTCAAATGCGATTCGTGTTCCTGTACCAAATGGTTCATTAGTAGTATTGAATTTAGAAGTTGGAAAAGAAACTTCTATTGAAGAAGTAAATAACATCATGAAAAAATACGCTTTAGAAGGTGATCTTGTAGAGCAAATTAAATACTCTTTAAACAACGAGTTAGTATCATCCGATATCGTAGGAACATCTGCTCCTGCTATTTTTGATAGTAACGCTACGATTGTTTCTGGAGACGGAAAAAACATTGTAATGTATGTATGGTACGATAACGAATATGGTTATAGCCACCAAGTAGTTCGTTTAGCGAAATACATTGCTAAAGTAAGAAGATACAGCTACTATTAG
- the trxB gene encoding thioredoxin-disulfide reductase — translation MSDTIEKVKCLIIGSGPAGYTAAIYAARANMNPVLYQGQQPGGQLTTTNEVENFPGYPEGVTGPEMMVQLQEQAKRFGSDIRDGWATKVDFSGDIHKVWINDTIEIHAETVIISTGASAKYLGLESEQHYLKLGGGVSACAVCDGFFYRNQEVVIVGAGDSACEEAHYLSKLCKKVTILVRSDKFRASKIMAERVQKTENIEILMHTETEEVLGDGQVVTGVKAKNRATGEITEIPATGFFVAIGHKPNTDIFADFITLDETGYIVNIPGSSKTNVAGVFVAGDAADHVYRQAITAAGTGCMAALDAERYIASKE, via the coding sequence ATGTCAGATACAATCGAAAAAGTAAAATGTTTAATTATAGGTTCTGGTCCAGCAGGTTATACTGCAGCTATTTATGCAGCTAGAGCGAATATGAATCCAGTTTTATATCAAGGACAACAACCAGGTGGTCAATTAACCACAACCAATGAAGTGGAAAACTTTCCAGGCTATCCTGAAGGAGTAACCGGACCTGAAATGATGGTTCAGTTGCAAGAGCAAGCAAAACGTTTTGGTTCAGATATCCGAGATGGATGGGCAACAAAAGTAGATTTTTCAGGAGATATTCATAAAGTTTGGATTAATGATACCATAGAAATTCATGCAGAAACAGTAATTATTTCTACAGGAGCTTCTGCTAAATATTTAGGATTAGAATCAGAACAACACTATTTAAAATTAGGTGGTGGTGTTTCAGCTTGTGCGGTTTGCGACGGATTTTTCTATAGAAATCAGGAAGTAGTAATCGTTGGAGCAGGAGATAGCGCTTGTGAAGAAGCTCATTACTTATCTAAATTATGTAAAAAAGTAACGATATTGGTTCGTAGTGATAAATTTAGAGCATCTAAAATTATGGCAGAACGTGTTCAAAAAACAGAAAATATCGAAATTTTAATGCACACTGAAACGGAAGAAGTTTTGGGTGACGGACAAGTTGTGACTGGTGTTAAAGCAAAAAATAGAGCTACTGGTGAAATTACTGAAATTCCAGCAACTGGATTTTTCGTAGCGATTGGTCACAAACCAAATACTGATATTTTTGCTGATTTCATTACATTAGATGAAACAGGTTACATTGTAAATATACCAGGAAGTTCTAAAACAAATGTAGCAGGTGTATTTGTAGCAGGTGATGCGGCTGACCATGTCTATCGTCAAGCGATTACGGCTGCGGGAACAGGATGTATGGCGGCATTAGATGCAGAACGTTATATTGCTTCTAAAGAGTAA
- the udk gene encoding uridine kinase, with amino-acid sequence MLIIGIAGGTGSGKTTVVHQIMNELPSSEVGIISQDSYYKETHHLSYEERTKINFDHPRAIDFELLVAHLKDLKAGKTIEQPVYSFVTHDRTDDKIITHPRKVMIVEGILILTNPELRDMFDIKVYVHADSDERLIRRLKRDIAERGRDMEEVLNRYQTTLKPMHEQFIEPTKAFADIIIPNDKYNTVAIDVVRAVINQRIA; translated from the coding sequence ATGCTTATTATTGGAATTGCCGGCGGTACCGGAAGTGGAAAAACAACTGTAGTACATCAAATTATGAATGAGTTACCTTCTTCAGAAGTGGGAATCATTTCTCAGGATTCGTACTATAAAGAAACGCATCACTTAAGCTATGAAGAGCGTACCAAAATAAATTTTGATCATCCAAGAGCGATTGATTTTGAACTTTTAGTTGCTCATTTAAAAGATTTAAAGGCTGGAAAAACAATTGAACAACCTGTTTATTCTTTTGTTACTCACGATAGAACTGACGACAAAATCATCACACATCCAAGAAAAGTAATGATTGTAGAAGGTATCTTAATTCTAACCAATCCAGAATTAAGAGATATGTTTGATATTAAAGTTTACGTTCATGCCGATTCAGACGAACGACTAATCCGTAGATTAAAGCGTGACATTGCAGAACGAGGCAGAGATATGGAAGAAGTTTTAAATCGCTATCAAACTACTTTAAAACCAATGCACGAGCAATTCATTGAACCAACAAAAGCTTTTGCAGATATTATTATTCCAAATGATAAATACAATACGGTTGCTATTGATGTAGTTCGTGCTGTAATTAATCAAAGAATCGCTTAA
- a CDS encoding FtsB family cell division protein has protein sequence MKKIKNLIANYPFLKFLANRYVLVLIPFIIWMLFFDNYSYLEHRVLDKEIEGIEDNIQYYKSEIKKDSVNIKYLKNDDRVEKYAREKYYMKRENEDIYIIEFKDEKKAATEKNK, from the coding sequence ATGAAAAAAATAAAGAATTTAATTGCCAATTATCCTTTCCTAAAATTTTTAGCGAATCGTTATGTATTGGTGTTAATTCCCTTTATTATTTGGATGTTATTTTTCGATAATTATTCTTATTTAGAACACCGTGTTTTAGATAAAGAAATTGAAGGAATTGAGGATAATATTCAATATTACAAATCCGAAATCAAAAAAGACAGCGTAAATATAAAATACCTAAAAAACGATGATCGTGTAGAAAAATACGCCCGCGAAAAATACTACATGAAACGCGAAAATGAGGATATTTATATCATCGAATTTAAAGACGAAAAGAAAGCTGCAACCGAAAAAAACAAATAG
- a CDS encoding methylmalonyl-CoA mutase subunit beta translates to MANHNLFSDFEAVSSKQWKQQIQYELKGADYNETLVWESPEGIKVKPFYHADDSEASETVNLDAIIPTKPFAIVQNIFVHDVQKSNARALETLQRGAESVRFTLENDAISIEELMQNLPLENVNYYFNLPFLSVEFTNKINDFASKNKANIFIQNDPIGQLAKDGNWFENLEKDFEKLNIIAKNSHPLEGCPTGGVASFLTISSGIYQNAGANIVQQLAYTLAQANEYFNRIPTINQPITIEVAVGTNYFFEIAKLRALRLLFNTLASEYNHNFDCHIIATPTKRNKTLYDYNVNMLRTTTECMSAILGGADAVANLAYDAIYHKDNEFGDRISRNQLLVLKHESYFDKVNNPSDGAYYIETLTEQLAEKALELFKDIEKNGGLISQLIDGTIQRKINESALKEQDLFDSGKEVLLGTNKYPNKNDQMKNDLELYPFVKQNARKTLITPIIEKRLAEKLEQERLASE, encoded by the coding sequence GTGGCTAACCATAATTTATTTTCCGATTTTGAAGCCGTTTCTTCTAAACAATGGAAGCAACAAATTCAATACGAACTGAAAGGTGCTGATTACAACGAAACTTTAGTTTGGGAAAGTCCAGAAGGCATTAAAGTAAAACCATTTTATCACGCTGATGATTCCGAAGCTTCGGAAACAGTAAATCTTGATGCTATTATTCCCACAAAACCTTTTGCAATTGTTCAAAATATTTTTGTTCATGATGTTCAAAAATCAAACGCTCGTGCACTAGAAACATTACAAAGAGGTGCTGAAAGTGTTCGTTTTACTTTAGAAAATGATGCCATTTCGATTGAAGAATTGATGCAAAATCTTCCGTTAGAAAACGTGAATTATTATTTCAATTTACCTTTTCTTTCTGTTGAATTCACGAATAAAATCAATGATTTCGCTTCAAAAAACAAAGCTAATATTTTTATCCAAAATGACCCAATCGGACAATTAGCAAAAGATGGTAATTGGTTTGAAAACCTTGAAAAAGATTTTGAAAAGCTAAATATCATCGCTAAAAATTCCCATCCTTTGGAGGGGTGCCCAACGGGCGGGGTGGCTTCATTTTTAACTATTTCAAGCGGAATTTACCAAAACGCTGGTGCTAATATAGTACAACAATTAGCTTACACTTTAGCACAAGCAAACGAATATTTCAATAGAATTCCAACCATCAACCAACCAATTACGATTGAAGTTGCTGTTGGAACAAATTACTTTTTTGAAATTGCGAAACTAAGAGCATTACGTCTTTTATTCAATACATTAGCATCAGAATACAATCACAATTTTGATTGCCATATCATAGCAACACCAACAAAACGTAATAAAACATTATACGATTATAACGTAAATATGTTGCGTACGACTACGGAATGTATGTCGGCCATTTTAGGTGGAGCCGATGCAGTTGCTAATTTAGCTTACGATGCGATTTATCACAAAGACAACGAGTTTGGCGATAGAATTTCGAGAAACCAATTGTTGGTTTTAAAACACGAAAGTTATTTCGACAAAGTGAACAATCCTTCTGATGGCGCGTATTACATTGAAACATTAACAGAACAATTAGCTGAAAAAGCGTTGGAATTATTCAAAGATATCGAGAAAAATGGTGGTTTGATTTCGCAATTAATCGATGGAACTATCCAAAGAAAAATCAACGAAAGCGCACTAAAAGAACAAGACCTTTTCGATTCAGGGAAAGAAGTTTTATTGGGAACCAATAAGTATCCAAACAAAAACGACCAAATGAAAAACGACTTGGAATTGTATCCTTTCGTAAAACAAAACGCCAGAAAAACGCTAATCACACCGATTATCGAAAAACGTTTGGCTGAAAAATTAGAACAAGAACGTTTAGCTTCGGAATAA
- a CDS encoding type II toxin-antitoxin system RelE/ParE family toxin, whose translation MEYKVIVSPLAINDIEKITDFYEAITIEIVVRFLDELEEAYKVLSTNPHFQIKYKSYRSIPLKVFPFTLIYEIDEYNKEIKILSCFHTSRSTKKYPK comes from the coding sequence ATGGAATATAAGGTTATTGTTTCTCCATTAGCAATTAATGATATTGAAAAAATCACTGACTTTTATGAAGCTATAACTATTGAAATTGTTGTTAGATTTTTAGATGAACTTGAAGAAGCATACAAAGTTTTAAGTACAAATCCTCATTTCCAAATTAAATATAAATCTTACAGATCAATTCCATTAAAAGTTTTTCCTTTTACATTGATTTATGAAATTGACGAATACAATAAAGAAATAAAAATATTAAGTTGCTTTCACACATCGAGAAGCACAAAAAAATACCCAAAATAG
- the scpA gene encoding methylmalonyl-CoA mutase produces MRKDIQHLKLEIRSQKLEVSEKQHFTTAENIELKPTYTKEDISNLEHLGFGAGFAPNLRGPYATMYVRRPWTIRQYAGFSTAEESNAFYRRNLAAGQKGLSVAFDLATHRGYDSDHERVVGDVGKAGVAIDSVEDMKVLFDQIPLGEMSVSMTMNGAVLPIMAFYIVAAEEQGVTPNLLSGTIQNDILKEFMVRNTYIYPPTPSMKIIADIFEYTSKNMPKFNSISISGYHMQEAGATADIELAYTLADGLEYIRTGLAAGMDIDTFAPRLSFFWAIGMNHFMEIAKMRAGRMLWAKLLKQFNPKDEKSLALRTHCQTSGWSLTEQDPFNNVARTAIEAAAAAFGGTQSLHTNALDEAIALPTDFSARIARNTQIFLQEETKICKTVDPWAGSYYVESLTAEIAEKAWALIEEVEELGGMTKAIEAGIPKLRIEEAAARKQARIDSSQDIIVGVNKYRLEKEDPLHILDVDNQMVRKQQIERLEQIKATRDSAKVAECLAKLTESAKNGGENLLSLAVESARNRATLGEISDALEVVFGRYKAQIRSFSGVYSKEIKNDESFEKAKQLADAFAKKEGRRPRIMIAKMGQDGHDRGAKVVATGYADVGFDVDIGPLFQTPQEAAKQAVENDVHILGVSSLAAGHKTLVPQVIEELKKYGREDIMVIVGGVIPAQDYQFLFDAGAVAVFGPGTKISEAAISILEVLLEE; encoded by the coding sequence ATGAGAAAAGATATACAACATTTAAAGTTAGAAATTAGAAGTCAGAAGTTAGAAGTTTCCGAAAAACAACACTTCACCACAGCCGAAAACATCGAATTAAAACCAACTTATACTAAAGAAGATATTTCTAATTTAGAGCATCTTGGTTTTGGAGCTGGTTTTGCACCAAATTTACGCGGACCATACGCAACCATGTACGTTCGCCGACCTTGGACGATTCGTCAATATGCGGGATTTTCAACTGCGGAAGAAAGCAATGCCTTTTACAGAAGAAACTTAGCGGCTGGACAAAAAGGTTTATCAGTTGCCTTCGATTTAGCCACACATAGAGGTTACGATTCAGACCATGAAAGAGTGGTAGGTGACGTTGGAAAAGCTGGAGTTGCGATTGACTCGGTGGAAGATATGAAAGTACTTTTCGACCAAATTCCACTAGGAGAAATGTCGGTTTCGATGACGATGAATGGTGCGGTTTTACCTATCATGGCATTTTATATCGTGGCAGCGGAAGAACAAGGCGTTACTCCTAACCTATTATCGGGAACGATTCAGAATGATATTTTGAAGGAATTCATGGTGCGAAATACTTACATTTATCCTCCAACACCTTCGATGAAAATTATTGCGGATATTTTTGAATATACAAGTAAAAACATGCCAAAATTCAACTCGATTTCAATTTCGGGTTACCACATGCAAGAAGCGGGAGCTACTGCTGATATTGAATTAGCGTACACTTTAGCAGACGGTTTAGAATACATTCGCACAGGTTTAGCCGCTGGAATGGATATTGATACGTTCGCTCCTCGCCTTTCTTTTTTCTGGGCGATTGGAATGAATCACTTTATGGAAATTGCTAAAATGCGTGCAGGTCGTATGCTTTGGGCAAAACTACTGAAACAATTCAATCCAAAAGACGAAAAATCATTGGCTTTAAGAACGCATTGCCAAACTTCGGGTTGGAGTTTAACGGAGCAAGATCCTTTTAATAACGTGGCTCGAACTGCAATTGAAGCAGCAGCAGCAGCCTTTGGAGGAACACAATCTTTACACACAAATGCTTTAGACGAAGCGATTGCTTTACCAACCGATTTCTCAGCACGAATTGCTCGTAATACGCAAATCTTTTTACAAGAAGAAACCAAAATTTGCAAAACGGTTGACCCTTGGGCAGGAAGTTATTATGTAGAAAGTTTAACGGCTGAAATTGCTGAAAAAGCTTGGGCTTTAATTGAAGAAGTTGAAGAATTAGGCGGCATGACAAAAGCCATTGAAGCTGGAATTCCTAAACTAAGAATAGAAGAAGCTGCTGCGCGTAAACAAGCTCGTATCGACAGCAGTCAAGATATTATTGTTGGGGTGAACAAATACCGCTTGGAAAAAGAAGATCCGTTACATATTTTGGATGTGGATAACCAAATGGTGCGCAAACAACAAATTGAACGTTTAGAACAAATAAAAGCCACTCGCGATAGCGCTAAAGTTGCCGAATGTTTAGCAAAATTAACCGAAAGCGCTAAAAATGGTGGTGAAAATTTACTATCTTTAGCAGTAGAATCAGCACGAAACAGAGCTACACTAGGCGAAATTAGTGATGCTTTAGAAGTAGTATTTGGAAGATATAAAGCACAAATTAGAAGTTTTAGCGGCGTGTATAGTAAAGAAATTAAAAACGACGAAAGTTTTGAAAAAGCAAAACAATTAGCCGATGCTTTCGCTAAGAAAGAAGGTCGTCGTCCTCGTATTATGATTGCGAAAATGGGACAAGATGGTCACGACCGTGGCGCCAAAGTAGTAGCAACAGGTTATGCCGACGTAGGTTTTGACGTAGACATTGGTCCGTTATTCCAAACGCCACAAGAAGCTGCAAAACAAGCAGTTGAAAACGACGTGCACATTTTAGGCGTTTCTTCGTTAGCAGCGGGACACAAAACCTTAGTACCACAAGTTATCGAAGAACTAAAAAAATACGGAAGAGAAGATATTATGGTAATTGTGGGCGGTGTAATTCCTGCACAAGACTACCAATTCTTATTCGACGCCGGAGCTGTAGCGGTTTTTGGTCCTGGGACTAAAATTAGCGAAGCAGCTATTAGTATTTTGGAGGTTTTATTGGAAGAATAA
- a CDS encoding methionine aminotransferase has product MSKLPNITTSIFSVMSQLANEHGAINLSQGFPNFPEDERLLQISERIIRENIHQYTPMAGLPSLLEKIANQTLKQYGRKINTTTEILITAGATQGVFTTINTFVNHGDEVLILDPSYDSYEPSVLVAGGKPVRVSLNDDYTPNFNRIESAISTKTKMIVINNPHNPTGRIWTEQDFEALETILEKHPQILILGDEVYEYITFSQPHISFNTRPKLVERTIIASSFGKSLHVTGWKVGYLIAPEHLMFEMKKVHQFLVFSVNSFSQHTISEYLEMVDFTEVSKMYQRKRDLFQNLIKDSRFELMPCDGTYFQVVNYNQISSKNDVDFAKELIVNHGVASIPISVFYNDATDRHMLRFCFAKTDETLIAAAEKLCSI; this is encoded by the coding sequence ATGTCAAAACTACCTAACATCACCACCAGTATTTTCTCTGTAATGTCGCAATTAGCGAACGAACATGGAGCTATTAATTTATCGCAAGGATTTCCAAATTTCCCTGAAGACGAACGTTTGTTGCAAATTTCGGAGCGTATTATTCGAGAAAACATTCATCAATATACACCAATGGCAGGTTTGCCTTCGTTATTGGAAAAAATCGCGAATCAAACATTAAAACAATACGGTAGAAAAATCAATACCACAACTGAAATATTAATTACCGCTGGCGCTACACAAGGCGTTTTTACAACGATTAACACGTTTGTAAATCATGGTGACGAAGTGTTGATTTTAGATCCAAGTTATGACAGTTACGAGCCTTCAGTTTTGGTAGCGGGTGGTAAACCAGTTCGTGTTTCATTAAATGATGATTATACTCCTAATTTCAACCGAATTGAAAGTGCCATTTCTACTAAAACCAAAATGATTGTCATCAATAATCCACACAATCCTACGGGAAGAATTTGGACCGAACAAGATTTTGAAGCTTTAGAAACCATTTTAGAAAAACATCCCCAAATTCTTATTTTGGGTGACGAAGTGTATGAATACATTACTTTTTCGCAACCTCATATTTCGTTTAATACACGCCCAAAATTAGTGGAAAGAACGATTATCGCTTCTTCTTTTGGAAAATCATTACATGTTACGGGTTGGAAAGTCGGCTATTTAATTGCTCCTGAACATCTAATGTTCGAAATGAAGAAAGTACATCAATTTTTGGTGTTTAGTGTGAATAGTTTTTCGCAACATACGATTTCGGAATATTTGGAAATGGTTGATTTTACTGAAGTTTCGAAAATGTACCAACGCAAACGCGATTTGTTTCAAAACCTAATAAAAGACAGTCGTTTTGAGTTGATGCCTTGTGATGGAACGTATTTTCAGGTGGTGAATTACAACCAAATTTCATCCAAAAACGATGTGGATTTTGCTAAAGAATTGATTGTGAATCATGGTGTGGCTTCCATTCCGATTTCAGTATTTTATAATGATGCTACAGACAGACACATGCTTCGTTTTTGTTTTGCTAAAACGGATGAAACTTTGATTGCAGCAGCTGAAAAATTATGCAGTATTTAA